From one Psilocybe cubensis strain MGC-MH-2018 chromosome 13, whole genome shotgun sequence genomic stretch:
- a CDS encoding Polysaccharide monooxygenase Cel61a: protein MRLLSILALVSSTVIGQAVAHGYVPLLRINGKDIPGWDVTKDPYTTPQPLRVVRGTKLDSGFITNVTSRDITCSIGNQKLPPGPIQANISAGGTVQVLWNTWPLGHYGPVLNYMAKCPTNDCSTFKGDTGSPWFKIQQDVYSNGIWASDILAKNNYTYSVRIPNNISSGSYLLRHENLALHAASSQGGPQFYPVCIQLTVTDGRSLNPSGLNFPGAYKATDPGILFNVYRRDAANQESICSPGGPVYAGLT, encoded by the exons ATGCGTCTTCTCTCAATTCTCGCGCTTGTATCTTCCACTGTCATCGGACAGGCTGTCGCACACGGCTACGTTCCCCTTTTGAGAATAAATGGAAAAGACATACCTGGGTGGGATGTCACCAAAG ATCCATATACTACTCCTCAG CCCTTGAGAGTTGTCCGGGGCACCAAGCTCGATAGTGGTTTCATCACAAACGTCACATCTCGCGACATCACCTGCTCCATTGGCAATCAGAAACTTCCACCC GGACCTATTCAGGCAAATATATCGGCAGGCGGGACGGTTCAAGTGCTATGGAACACTTGGCCCCTTGGACATTACGGTCCTGTATTGAACTACATGGCTAAGTGTCCAACGAACGACTGCTCAACGTTCAAAGGAGATACCGGATCTCCATGGTTTAAG ATCCAACAAGACGTCTATTCTAATGGTATATGGGCATCCGATATTTTGGCCAAGAATAATTATACGTACAGTGTTAGGATCCCAAATAATATTTCTTCAGGCAGCTAT CTCCTCCGTCACGAGAATCTAGCTTTGCATGCAGCATCGAGTCAAGGAGGCCCTCAATTCTATCCCG TTTGCATACAACTTACAG TTACCGATGGAAGAAGCCTTAACCCATCCGGGTTAAACTTCCCTGGTGCATACAAG GCAACTGACCCTGGTATTCTGTTTAATGTCTACCGTAGGGATGCCGCTAACCAGGAAA GCATATGTTCACCAGGGGGACCGGTTTACGCCGGCTTAACGTGA
- a CDS encoding Superoxide dismutase [Mn], mitochondrial, with protein sequence MAHTLPPLPYPYNALEPYISEEIMVLHHTKHHQTYVNALNAAEASYAKASTPKERIALQAALKFNGGGHINHSLFWKNLAPSAAVNKGTGGVLRDGPFKSAIEKTFGSLDNLKKEFNATTAGIQGSGWGWLGVNPANKQLEIATTANQDPLLHLVPIIGVDIWEHAFYLQYKNVKVDYLAAIWNVINFEEAEARYNEAVGGSKL encoded by the exons ATGGCCCACACACTCCCACCTCTTCCTTACCCTTACAATGCTCTCGAGCCTTATATTTCGGAAGAAATAATGGTTCTTCACCACACTAAGCATCATCAGACGTATGTCAACGCCCTGAACGCTGCTGAGGCCTCGTACGCCAAAGCCTCGACTCCCAAGGAGAGAATTGCTCTCCAGGCTGCCCTCAAGTTCAACGGAGGAG GCCACATCAACCACTCTCTTTTCTGGAAGAACCTCGCTCCCTCTGCGGCAGTCAACAAAGGCACCGGCGGTGTCCTTCGTGACGGACCCTTCAAGTCTGCCATTGAAAAGACTTTTGGATCGCTTGATAACCTGAAGAAGGAGTTCAATGCTACCACTGCCGGCATTCAGGGGTCAGGATGGGGATGGCTC GGCGTCAACCCTGCCAACAAGCAACTCGAGATTGCGACCACCGCCAACCAGGACCCTCTTCTTCACCTCGTCCCCATTATTGGCGTCGACATCTGGGAGCACGCCTTCTACCTCCAGTACAAGAACGTCAAAGTCGAC TACCTTGCTGCCATCTGGAACGTCATCAACTTTGAAGAAGCTGAGGCTCGCTACAACGAGGCTGTCGGTGGTTCCAAGCTTTAA
- a CDS encoding UPF0676 protein (UPF0676 protein C1494.01) yields the protein MPGLIVNPETPHYVPAPPTKVDLEYADLPIIDFSEMATKEGRLKLAQQARDAMAEHGFLYVINHGYTTSETERIFDIADIPFSRVTEEEKKTYVAQIKQTGSYQGYKPRQYWHIDGGVRDQLEHYNINKDVNKRQHPEALRPFLPEIDRFARHNHEEVLYPILRLLAVGMELPEETFVNMHGFSSIGETYGANSTENKRIIDLTYSFDKHSYPRSEEEESKTKNVWLKGHTDFGTITILYSQPVAALQILTKDGKWKWVKHIENGLVINVGDSLEFLSGGFYRATIHRVVQPPPDQHRYTRLGAFYFALTDDNVKLAPIMESPVLQRFGVTKRFDGVEPPTMEAWRKGRTAAYGQTELKANENGVEEEIINGVVVKHYN from the exons ATGCCTGGACTGATCGTCAACCCGGAAACCCCACACTATGTACCGGCGCCTCCCACCAAAGTCGATT TGGAATATGCCGATTTGCCCATTATTGATTTTTCGGAAATGGCGACTAAAGAAGGACGTTTAAAGCTCGCTCAGCAAGCACGCGATGCTATGGCGGAGCATGGATTCCTTTATGTTATAAATCACGGATATACTACATCTGAG ACTGAAAGAATATTTGACATTGCCGATATACCATTTTCCAGGGTaacggaagaagaaaagaagacgTATGTTGCACAGATAAAGCAGACGGGCTCCTACCAAGGTTATAAACCGCGTCAATACTGG CACATCGATGGTGGTGTTCGGGACCAACTAGAGCATTACAATA TCAATAAAGATGTCAATAAACGCCAGCACCCTGAGGCTCTGCGTCCTTTCCTGCCTGAGATTGACAGGTTTGCTCGACATAACCATGAAGAAGTCCTATACCCCATTCTGAG GCTTTTGGCTGTTGGAATGGAACTCCCCGAGGAAACGTTCGTTAATATGCATGGATTCTCCAGCATTGGCGAAACATACGGTGCGAACTCAACAGAGAACAAACGCATCATAGACCTAACCTACTCTTTTGATAAA CATAGTTATCCTAGgtctgaagaggaagaaagtaAGACGAAAAACGTTTGGTTAAAAGGTCACACAG ACTTTGGGACTATTACAATTCTGTACAGCCAGCCAGTTGCGGCGCTCCAGATCCTAACCAAGGATGGTAAATGGAAATGGGTTAAACACATTGAAAATGGCCTG GTGATCAACGTAGGAGATTCACTCGAGTTTCTTTCTGGCGGATTCTATCGCGCAACAATTCATAG AGTCGTACAACCACCGCCGGATCAACACAGATACACCCGTCTTGGTGCATTTTACTTTGCCTTGACTGATGATAATGTCAAATTAGCACCAATTATGGAGAGCCCAGTTCTCCAAAGATTTGGAGTAACAAAAAGATTTGACGGCGTCGAACCTCCTACCATGGAAGCGTGGAGGAAAGGTAGGACGGCAGCATATGGGCAAACAGAGCTGAAAGCCAACGAGAATGGAGTGGAAGAAGAGATCATCAATGGTGTCGTAGTCAAGCATTACAATTGA